AGCGGTTCGGCGGGCATGCGTGGCTCCTTCACGGGCGGTACGGTACGGATTTCCGGGCGGTACGGGTCACGGGCGGTACGGGTCCCCGGGTGGCGCCGGGGTAGTCGTCCGATGGCCCGGTGGTCGTCCGGTGCGGCGGCCACCGGACCGGGGCGTGCGCCGACTGCGGTCATGATCCGCCGGACGTCCCCCGAAGGGGCCGCCCGACACGGCCTAAGCACCACCGGTGGCGGCCCAAGCCCGGGCTCCCCTCGCCGCCGGCACCGCCGCGAGCGTCACCACCACCAGGAGGACGGCGGCGAGCAGCAACGGAAGTCTCGGCTGCCCGTTCAGGACGGCCAGTGCGCCGCCGAGCGCGCCCAGGAACATCGCGGCGACGGACAGTGTCCGGCGCCCCGCCAGGCTGCCCGCCCCGCCCGCCGGCCGGCTGTCGGCGGCCGTGCCGGTGATCGTGAGCGTCAGCACGGTCGTGGTGAGATCCGGCACGGCGAGCGCCCTGGAGGCCGCGTTCTGGGTACCGAGGCCGAGGGCGAGCAGCACGACGAGCGCGAACCGCACACCGCCCACGTACGGGGTTCCGGAGACCAGGGTGACGACGAGGGCGGCCACCACGCACACGGTCTCGGCGAGCAGCGCGTACAGGAGCAGTCGGCCCCGGTGTCCGGCCGCCCGGGTGCGGTGGACGATCAGCACTCCGGCGAAGGCTCCCGCCACGAAGGCCGCCAGAGCTACCAGGGAGGCGGCGAGCGAGAATCCGGGCGCGCCCGCGAGGGCGAACCCGGTGAACACCACGTTGCCGGTCATGTTGGCGACGAAGACCCGTCCCAGTTCCAGGTAGCTGACCGCGTCCACCAGGCCGGTGACGACGGTCAGGACGAGCAACAGGGGCGGCAGAGGACCGTGCCGGCCGGCCGGATCGGGGACCAGGGTGGCCCATGCCTCGCGCAACAGGGTCGGCATCGGTGCGCTCCGATCAGTTGGGGCGTCGGATTGTCCCGTTCTTCCCGCTCGTGGCGCCATCACCGACACGCTGCCGCTCGGCTCGCTCCCGCTCCCGGTTCGCCGTGGACGCGCCGCGGACGCGCTGCCACTGCGCCGCGGCTGCCCGGACGCGCTGTGCCCGCGGCGCCGATTCGCGCTACGTTGCGCCGATGCCCGGTCAACCACTCTCTGATCAACCGCCCCCGTGGCTCGCCGCGGTTCCTCTGGCGACGCCACGGCTCTCCCTGGAACCGCTCCGCGTGGAGCACGCCCCCGAGGCCGTGTCCGTATTCGACGATGTCCGGCTTCACACCTGGACGGGTGGGACACCCGCCCCGCTCACTCAGCTCGAAGCGCGGTACGCGCGCCAGTCGGCGGGCCGGTCGCCGGACGGCTCGCAGGGGTGGCTGAACTGGATGCTGCGCAGGACGTCGGACGGGCTGCTGATCGGCACGGTCCAGGCCACGCTGTACCGGCGGCCCGCGACCGGAGACGCGACCGGAGACGCGATCGAGGCGTCGCTCGCCTGGGTGGTCGGCGTCGACCACCAGGGCGCGGGCTACGGACGCGAGGGAGCGCTCGCCATGGCCTCCTGGCTGCGGGCGCAAGGCGTGGGCAAACTGGTCGCCCACATCCGTCCGGGGCACGACGCGTCGGCGGGCATCGCGCAAGCGCTCGGGCTGCGGGCGTCGACGGTGGTGGCGGACGGCGAGGTCCGGTGGAGCGAGTCGGGGACGTAGGAAGCCCGTACGGACGCCCGGGGCCGGACCGGGGCGCCGGCCGCACCGGACGAGGACGCCCGAGCCGGACGGGGATGCCCGCGCCCGGCGCCCCCGTCCCGGCCTTCCTCAGACAGCCTCCCCCTCCGCCTCCAGGTGGGTGGCGACGAGCACGGCGAACTCCTCCGGCGTGGCGATGCGTACGCCGAGGCCTTCCGCCTTGGTGCGTTTGGAGCCCGCCTTCTCCCCGGCGACCAGCAGGCTGGTGCGCCCGGAGACGCTGGACGAGGACTTTCCGCCCGCGCGCTCGACGAGTTCGTTCATCTGGTTGCGGGAGAGCTTCTCCAGCGCTCCGGTCATCGCCCCGGTGACCACGACGGTCATTCCGGCCAGGGGCAGTTCCGGCCCACCGCCGGCGGTGGTGCCGTTCCCGTCGGCGGGGGCGGCGTCGGAGGCGGGCTCCTCCGTGCCGGGCTCCGGCGGCGGGGTGGCGCCCGGCTCGGTCATGTTGACGCCCGCCTTCACCAGCTTCTCGATCAGCGGGGCCAGTCCGGCCAGTTCGGCGACGACGGCCGATGCCTTCTCCGTGCCGATGCCGTCCACCCGCTGGAGCGTCTCGGCGTCGGCCGCGACGATCCGGTCCATCGTGGCGAAGTACCGGGCGATGCGGCGGGACATCGAACGGCCGGTGCCGCGTATGCCGAGGGCGCAGAAGACGCGGGAGAGCGGGCGGGTGCGCGCCGCGTCGAGGGCCGCGAGGAGGTTGTCCGTGGACGTCTCCCCCATCCGCTCCAGGCCGAGCAACTGCTCGCGCTCCAGGGTGAAGAGGTCGGCGAGATCCGAGACGAGTCCCGCTTCGACGAGCTGGACGACCCGGGTGGCCCCGAGTCCCTCGATATCGAGCTGGTCCCGGCCGGCGGCGTACGAGAGGGAAGCGACCAGCCGGCAGTCGCGGCCCCGGACGCACCGCCAGCGCTGCTCGCTCGTGTCGATCGCGGAGCCGCACTGCGGGCAGACGTCGGGGAACTCGATCGGCGTCTCCTGGCCCGTCCGCAGGTGGACGGCGGGCGCCTCCACGCGCGGGATGATGTCGCCCGCCTTGTGGACCATCACCATGTCGCCGACGCGCAGGTCGCGGCGGGTGATGTCGGCGGGGTTGTGCAGGGTGGCGAAACCGACCGTCGAACCGTCGATCTCCACGGGTTCCAGCACGGCGCGCGGGGCGATGATGCCCGTGCGGCCGACGTTCCACTCGACGGCGAGCAGCCGGGTGACCTTCTCCACGGCGGGGAGTTTGTACGCGATGGCCCAGCGCGGCGCGCGGGTGCCGTTGCCCGCGTCGCGCTGGTCGGCGGCGTGGTCCGCCTTGATGACGATGCCGTCGATGCCGAAGGCCAGGGAGGCCCGGAGCGCGCCGATCTCCTCCACCCGGGCCAGTACGTCCTCCACCGCCCGGAGGGTGCGCGGGGCGACGGGGGTGTCCGCCGCCGTGTGCACGCCGAGGCCGGCGACGTACGCGAGGACCTCGCTGTGCGGCAGTTCTCGCAGTCGCTCGACGAGGTCGCCGGAGTCCGGCAGCGGGAGCGCGCCGTAGGCGAAGAAGGTCATCTCGACGCGGTAGGGCCGGTCCTTGGCGCGCAGGGTGCCGGCGGCGCCGTTGCGCGGGTTGACGAAGGGGGACGCGCCGTGGGCGGTGCGGACGGTGTTGGCCTGTTCGAACTGCTCGGTGGTCATGAGTATTTCGCCGCGCATCTCGATGGTGACCGGCGCCGCGAGCTCCTCGGGCAGTCCGAGGACGGTCCCGATGGCGTGCGAGACATCCTCGCCGGCGGTGCCGTCGCCGCGGGTGACGAGGCGTTCCAGCCGTCCCGCGCGGTAACGGGCGGCCACCGCGAGGCCGTCGAGCTTGGGCTCGACGCTCCACGCCTCGACGGGTCTGCCGATCCGGCGCTCCAGCGAGGCCGTCCAGGTCGCGAACTGCTCGCCGGAGAAGACGTTGTCCAGCGAGAGCATCGGGACGGTGTGAGGGACGTCCCCGACCGCCGCGCCGCCCGCGACCTTGCCGGTGGGCGAGTCGGCCAGCACGTCCTCGGGATGGGCCGTTTCGTAGGCGGTGATCGCTCGCGCCAGCCGGTCGTACGCGTCGTCGTCGAGCGCGCTGTCCCCGGTGGCGTAGTACGCGGCGGCGGCGCGGGTGGCCTCCTCGACGGCGGCGGCGTAGGCGGTGGCGTCGGCGAGCGCGACGGCTGAGTTCGTCATGGCCACCATCCTGCCGTCCACCACTGACAACGAGCCGCGCGGACGGCGGCGGCCTTCTCCGCCCCGGGGATCGAATCCGGAGATCACCTCTGAAGATCACCTCGTTGCCCGCACCCGGTCCGGGCCGCACCCGCTCCCGGTATAAATGCTGCATGACTGCCGATGTGTCACCTCCCGCGCGTCCCGCGACCCTGGAGGACGTTGCCGCGGTGGCCGGTGTCTCCCGCGCCACCGTCTCCAGGGTGATCAACGGGGCGACCACGGTCGATCCCTTGCTGCGCCGGGTCGTCGAAGAGGCGGTCGCCGCCACGGGGTACGTACCGAACCGCGCGGCGCGTTCGCTGGTGACCCGGCGCACCGACTCGATCGCGCTGGTGGTCTCCGAGCGCGAACGCCGCACGGTGGCCGAGCCGTTCGTGGGGCGGATGTTCTCCGACCCGCACTTCGGGCGGGTCGTCACCGGTCTGCTGGACGTGTTGCGCCCGGCGGGCATCCAGATGGTGCTGATGCTGGCGGACGACGCGGTCTCCCGGGGGCAGTTGCTGTCGTACCTGCGGCAGGGGCACGTAGACGGGGTGGTGTTGATCTCCTCGCACGCCGACGACCCGTTGCCCGGGCTGCTGCACGGGACCCGGCTGCCCGCCGTGCTGGCGAGCGCTCCGGCGCAGCCCACCCCGCTCACGCACGTGGAGGCCGATCAGCACGCCGGGGCGGGTCTCGCGGCGGACCGTCTCGTCGCGCTGGGGCGCAGGCGGCTGGTGACGGTGGCGGGTCCGCAGGACCGGCCCGCGGGACGGGCCCGGCTGAGCGGGTTCCTGGAGGCGCTGGCGGCGCACGGGATCACGGACGTGCCGAGCGCCGAGGGCGACTTCACGCACGCGGGCGGGGCGTCGGCGATGAAGCGGCTGCTGGGCGACCGCCCGGACCTGGACGGGGTGTTCGTCGCGTCGGACCTGATGGCGCTGGGCGCGCTGCCGGTCCTGCTGCGGGCCGGTCTCGACGTGCCGTCCGACGTCGCGGTGGTGGGGTTCGACGACAGCAGTGCGGCGCTGGCCTGCGATCCGCCGCTGACGACGGTGCGCCAGCCGGTGGAGGAGATGGCGGCCGAGATGGCCCGGCTGCTGCTGCGGCAGATACGTACCTCCGAGGGACCCGCGCCGTCCGTCGTCTTCCCCTCGGTGCTGGTGGGCCGGGAGTCGGCCTGAGGGACGGGATGTCGTAAGGGCCGCGGTCAGCCGCGCGGGCCGAGGACGGTCGGGCCGTCGGCTTCCGGCCGTACGGCGTCCGCGGCCGGGCGGCCTTCCGCCTCCCGGGCGCCGGGGACGGGCCGGTCGGCGTACGTGACGCCCGGCGGTCCTTCGGGGCGCAGCGGCACCTGCGGTCCGGAGGGCTCCCGCAGCCAGCGCCTGAGCACCCGGTGGACCGCCTCGGCCCCGACCGGGCCGATGTGCGGTGCCGGGACGGGCGCGGGTTTCCCCGCCGCGCCGGGGTGCGGCACCGGGCCAGGCTCGGGCCGCTCCGCCGCGCCGGACGCCGACGCTTCGGCGGCGAGCGCGTCGAGGGGGTCGGTCATGCCGCGCGGCCACATCAGGAACGGCCGTGACTGCGGGCCGCCGAGCCCGCCGTGCGAACCTATCTGCTCCTCGAAGGCGTGTACCTGCCCCGTCGCGGGGTCGTACATCGAGTTCACCATCACGTCGGCGACGTGCGGGAAGGTGTCGGTGCGGCGTACCGCGTCCGCCGCACCGGGACCGAAGCCGGCGAGCGGTCCCTCGTCGTCCCGCAGGTCCGCCACCGGCACCTCGGCCCCGCCGGCTCCGAGGACGACCGAGCCGTGCTCCTCGCTGCGGACCAGCAGGAAGCCGATCCCGGGGTGGTTGGCCAGGGTCCTGAGCAGAGCGGGGTGGCGGCGGTCCAGTTCCTCGCGGGAGGCACGGCCTCCGATGCCGGGGAACGAGATCAGTCCGAGGTTCCCCGAGGCGAGCACCACCGGGTCCGAGGCGGCGACGGCGGCGGGCGCCGCCTCCGTCTCCTGCACGGGCCGGTGGAGCGCGATGCGCACCGCGTCGCGGGCCTCGGACGCGCTGAGGGTGCGCTGGGCGCGCCTGGGTACGGGGAGGCCGCAGCCGGCCCGTACGAGGTCCTTCAGGGTGAGCCCGTACCGTCCGGCGAAGGTCTCCCCGACGCTCTGGCCGTGGTCGGAGAGGAGCACGATCCGGTACGCGCGCGGGGTGTGACCGGTGATCTTGGTGATGAGGGCGAGGGAGCGGTCGAGCCGGGCGAGCACCTTGTCGGCGTCGCGGCTGTACGGCCCCGAGTGGTGGGCGACCTCGTCGTAGGCGACGAGGTCGGCGTAGACGGCGGTCCGTCCGGCGAACATGTCGCCGATGACGGCGGCGACCACGACGTCGCGTTCGACGACGGTCGCGAAGGCCCGTATGAAGGGGTAGAGCCCTCCGCGCTTGATCCTCGGGTGCTCCTTGCGCAGCCGCGACCGGGTGGACTGGCCCATCTCGCGGCCGACCTCGGCGACGAAGGAGAGCGCGGTGCGGACGGCGTTGGCCGGGTCGGAGAAGTAGGCGAAGTACCCCGCGCGCGACCTGCGGCCCTTGCCGAACCGCCCGGCCATGGAGAGGACGAGGGCGAGCTGGTCGGCTCCCCCGCTGAAGAGGTTGCCCCGGCTGGCCCCGTCGAGGGAGAGCAGGCCGGCGTCGTGGGTGCGCGCGACGGCCCGGCGCTGGAGTTCGAGCGCGCTGGCGGGGCGGCTGGAGACCATGACGGTGCCGGTCTCCTTCTCGTACCACCGGAAGGCCGGTACGTCGTGGTTGGAGCCGTGCAGCAGGGCGAGCTGGCTGGCGCCGGTCTGGCTGGACCAGTCGGTGCGCCAGGGGGTGAGCCGGTGGCCTTCGGGATCGGCGAGCCAGTCGGCCACGGTGGGCATCAGTCCGGCGGCGGCGGCCTTCGTGAGGACGTCGTGGCCGACGCCGTCGAGCTGGATGAAGACCGTGCCCGGCGGACCGCTCCGGCCGTCCCCGGCGTCGCCCGGGACGCGCTTGCGCCGCCGGTCGGCGAGGCGGGAGAGCCGCCGCCGGTAGGCGTCGTCGTCCCGGACCGCGAGGGCGGTGGAGGCCGCCGAGGCCACGGCGGACATCACGGCGGCGACGGCCACGGCGGTCTCCGGGTTCGCGGTGCCGCGCCCGTCCGGGATCAGCCAGAGGGCCACGAGCAGCAGGGAGCCGTTGAGGAAGAAGACCAGCGCGCCGAGGACCAGCGCGGGGACCACCAGCAGGGCTCTGACCACGACGGGCCAGACGAGGGCGGAGAGCAGTCCGAAGGCGCCCGCTCCCCAGGCGGCGGTGAACGCGGTCTTGGTGATGGTGTCGCCGTCGTCGGACTGGAGCTGGAAGTCGGGGAGGGCTCCCGCGAGGGCGAGCATCGTCAGGGTGGAGACCGCCCACACGGCCGCCACCCGCAGCAGGGCACTGCCCGCCCTGCGCCATCGCCCGGCTCCCACGCCCGCTCCGCCTTTCCGTACGTCGGGGCCGGTCGGTCGGGGGCATGCCCCGGGACACCCTTCAGGGCCCGCCCACCAGCTTCGCACAGCCCTTCCCGGAGGTTCACGGTCCGGTCCTCGGGCACAGGTGTACGTCCCGTGGGAGGGGGCAGACCCCGGGTCGGCGCCCGGTGCGGGAGGCATAGGCTCGTACCGGCTCGTCGGAGCGTGCCGAGCGCGGAACGCCGGTACGAAAGCGTCATGGCGGGTGGAAGTGGAAGAGGAGGCGGGGCGCCGGTGGAGGTCACCTGGTGGGGGCATGCCACCTGCACGATCGAGGATTCCGGCGTGCGGGTGCTGACCGACCCGCTCTTCGTGCGCCGGTTCGCGCATCTGCGCCGCCGCTCCGGCGCCGTTCCACCCGCGTCGGCGGCGCTGGCCGACGTGGTCCTCGTCTCCCACCTCCACTCCGACCATCTGCACCTGCCGTCGCTGGCCAGGGTCGCCTGCGGCACCCGGCTGATCGTGCCGGAGGGTACGGTCCGCGCGGTGCCCGGTCTGCGGGTGGTGCGGCGGATGCGGGAACTGCGGATCACCGAGGTGGCGCCCGGCGACGCGGTACGGATCGGCGGGGTGACCGTACGCGCGGTGCCGGCCGAGCACGACGGCAGGCGCCTCCCGGTCGGCCCGCAGCGGGTTCCGGCACTCGGTTACGTGGTGGAGGGCGAGGCGCGTACGTACTTCGCCGGGGACACCGGTCTGTTCGAGGAGATGGCGAAGGAAGTGGGTCCGGTCGATGTGGCGCTGCTGCCGGTCGGCGGCTGGGGGCCCCATCTGGGTCCCGGCCATCTGAACGCGGCCCGGGCGGCGGAGGCCCTGGCCCGGCTCGCTCCCCGCTCCGCGGTACCGGTCCACTGGGGCACGTTCTGGCCTATCGGGATGGACGGGGTGCGTCCGCACGAGTTCCACTCGCCGGGCTCCGAGTTCGTACGGCAGGCGGCGCTGCTGGCTCCCGACGTGGCGGTCCATCTGCCGGCGCACGGCGAACGGGTCCTGCCGGAGGTCCGCCGGTGATCGTGGATGAACTGGTGCGGCTGCCGACCGAGGGGACCCAGCAGGCCGTCGGGTATCCGACGCTCTTCGCGCTGGTGATGCTGGGCTCCCTGGTACCGGTGGTGCCGACGGGGGCGCTGGTGAGTTCGGCGGGCGTGGTGGCGTTCCACCAGTCCTCGCCGTTCTCCCTGCTGTACGTCTTCCTGACGGCGGCGACGGCGGCGTTCCTCGGCGACCTCTGCCTGTACTGGCTCGGCAAGCGCGGGGTCAGGTCGAAGAACGGGTCGAAGTGGCTGAAGGTCATCACCGACCGGGCCGCCCCGGAGCGGCTGGCGCAGGCGCAGCGGAAGCTGGACGAGCACGGGGTGATGGTGCTGGTGCTGTCGCGGCTGGTCCCGGCGGGCCGGATACCGGTGATGCTGGCGTGCCTGCTGGGCGAGATGCCGCTGCACCGGTTCGCCCGGGGCGATGTTCCGGCGTGCCTGGCCTGGGCGGCCACGTATCAGCTGATCGGCATCCTGGGCGGCTCGCTCTTCCCCGAGCCGTGGCAGGGGGTGGTGGCCGCGGTGGCGCTGACGCTGCTGATCAGCGGGGTGCCCGCCGGGTGGCGGGGCCTGCGGGCTCGGTTCGGGCACTGACCCGGCCGCCGGAAGGCCTCGCCCCGGGCCGCCCCGTCACGGTCCCGCGCGGCCCCAGTCAGAACGTGAGGCTGATCCCCCTCCCCGCCTCCCGCGCCCCGGCGTACGCGACGGCTGCCGCGGCCACGTCGAGCGCGGCGTGCCCGGTGGATTTGAATACCGTCAGCTCGGCGGCGCCGCGACGGCCCGGGTGGCTGCCGTCCAGGACCTCGCCGAGGAGGGTGGCCCGGTCGGGGGCCAGGCCCTGGAGCTCGTGAGCCCCGGCGGGCAGCGGGGCGGTGACCGCTCCGGCCCACTCGACGAAGAGCGAGCCCTCGTCCACGGTCGGCCCGTCGAGTTCCGGCCCGTGGGAGCCGCCGACCGAACCGACATGGGCGCCCTCGGCCAGCCAGGAACGGTGGATCACCGGTGCACGTGCGCCGGTGCAGCAGAGCACGGCGCCTGATCCGCGCACGGCACCCTCGACGGTGTCGGCCGTGGCGCGCGGGTGCCGGGCGGCCAGGGAGCGGGCACGCTCCGGGTCCCGGCCGCCGACCACGACGGAGGTGTCGGGGTACTGGCGGGCCAGCAGGTCGAGCTGGGCCGTCGCCTGCACGCCGGTGCCGAGCACGGCGATCCGGTTCAGGTCCGGGCCGGCCAGCGTGCGCAGGGCGAGCGTCGCGGTGGCGGCGGTCCGTACGGCGGTGATGCTCTCGGCGTCCATCACCGCCAGCGGCCGGCCGTCCTTCTCGTCGAAGAGGGCCACCACGCCCCGGTGGGAGCTGCGCCCGGGGACGGCGGGGTCGGCGAAGACGGAGACCAGCTTGGCGGCGAGGCCGAGGCCGGGGACGTGGGCGGGCATCACGCCGAGCAGGCCGGCGGGGGCCGCGGCGGCGATCCTCGGCGGTGCGGACACCGTCCCGCGCGCCACCGCGACGAGTGCACGGGTGAGCGCCTGGGCCAACCGGTCCGGGTCGAGCCCGGCGCGGGTCCGCGCCGCGTCCAGTACGAGCACCTCGTCCGTCATACGTGCTCCCCCCCGTCCGTCCGCTCCCCGGGTTCCGCCGCCGTGCCCACGCCCAGCAGCTCCGCGACGGCGGCGGCGGCGTCCCTGAGCGCCTCGCAGAGCGCACCCAGCGTCGGCTCGTCGAACTCCGCGTCGGGTCCGACCACGGTGAGCGCGCAGAGCGGCCGGCCGGGGCCCGCGAGGACGGCGCGGCCGACGGAGGCGACCAGGGCCTCGTTGCGGCCGCGCTCCACCGCGAATCCGGTGCGCTCCACCGTGGCCAGGTCGCCGAGGAGTCCGTCGGGGCCCTGCATCGGGTGTCCGGCTTCCGCGGCGGGCCGCAGGTAGGGGGCGCGAGCGGCGGGCGGCAGCGCGGCGACCAGAGCCAGCGGCCCGGCGAACCGGTGTACGGGCAGCGTCCGGTCGGTGAGCAGGCTGATCATCTCCAGCCGGGCGGGCCGGACCGCGTCGAGCACCCGCGAGCGGTCGTGCTCCAGCACTTGGAGGTTGACCATCATGCCGGTACGGCCGGCGAGCGCTTCGAGGATCGGACGGGCCAGCGTCACCAGGGAGTTGGCGGCGGCGGTGCGCGAGAGCCGGAGGGCGGCGGCGCCCGGCAGGTAGTGGTCGCCGGAGCGCAGCACCCAGCCTCGGCGGACCAGGTCGGCGAGGACCCGGTAGGCGGTCGGCCGGTGCAGCCCGACCTCGTCGGCGATCTCGCTCAGCCTGAGCGGACGTTCGGAACGCGAGACCGCTTCCACGAGGTCCAGCGCCTTGTCGACGGCCGAACTGGCGGACTTGGGCATGTCCGGGCCACCCCTCTCCTCAAGTCGACACCTCCCGGGACTTCTCACGGCGAACCCTTGCCGATCACGGGAGTAAGGACGGTAGCGTATGTTTCCACAGACGGAACCAGCATGACAACAGATGTAATTTCCCAGGCCGCCGGTGCGGCACATGACGGAGAGGTGTGACCCGATGGCTCACGAGGATGTCGGCGCTCCCGTCCCCTTCGCCGCCCCGGCGAAGGGGACGGTGGTGCTGTACCGGGGTGCCACGCTGATCGACGGCACCGGCGGGGCCGCGCGGCCGGCCACCTCGATCGTGGTGGACGGTGATCGCATCCGGACGGTCGCGCCGGACGGCGAGATCCCCGTCGCCCTCCTCGCGGAGGCCGAAGTCGTCGACCTGCAGGGCGCGTTCGTGGTACCGGGTCTGATCGACTCGCACCAGCACATCGCGACCCCGCCCAACCGCCCGGTCGCCGAAGCCGCGTTGCGCCGCCAGGTCTACGGCGGCGTCACGGCGATCCGCGACATGGCCGACGACCTGCGACACGTCGCCGACCTGGCGCGCTCCACGCTGGTCGGGGAGATCCCCGGCCCGGACATCCACTACGCGGCACTGACCGCCGGTCCCGGGTTCTTCGACGACCCGCGCACCTGGCAGGTCACGCAGGGCGCGGTGCCCGGCCACGTCCCGTGGATGCAGGCCGTCACGGAGGAGACCGACCTGCCGCTGGCCGTCGCCCGGGCCGCCGGTACGTACGCCACCGCCGTCAAGATCTACGCGGACCTGCCGGGCTCGCTGGTCTCGGCGATCACCGCCGAGGCGCACCGGCAGGGGCTGGGCGTCTGGGCGCACGCGGCGGTGTTCCCCGCCTCCCCGGCCGAGGTGGTGGAGGCCGGGGTGGACTCGGTCTCCCATGTCCACCTGCTGGTGCACGAGTTCGCCGGGCGCGCGCTGACCACGTACAAGGACAAGCCGCCGGTGGACCGGGACCGCTTCCTTGCCGGTGACGATCCGGAGATGGCCGGGCTGTTCGCCCGGATGCGGGAGCGGGGCACGGTGCTCGACGCGACGAACACGCTCTGGGACTGGCTCGCCGACGACGCGGACACGCCCGAGGAGAAGACCAGGGCCCGGGACAACGCGGAGCTCTCGGCGGCCCTGACGGCGCAGGCGTTCGGAGCGGGTGTCGAGATCAGCGCGGGCACCGACTACGAGACCGCCCCCGGGCAGCCCTACCCCTCGGTCCACGACGAACTGGTCTTCCTGGTGGAGCGGTGCGGCATGCCCGCAGCGCAGGCCATCCGGTCGGCCACCCTGGTCGGGGCCCGCAGCATGGACGCGGAGGACTCCATGGGGACGGTCGCCGAGGGCAAGCTCGCCAACTTCGTCGTGCTGAAGGACGATCCACTGGCGGACATCCGCAATCTGCGCACCGTCACCACGGTGGTGAAGCGCGGACTGCGCCTCGACCGCTCGGAGTTCACCCAGGAGAGCGCCCCGGCGGCGAACACGTCCGACGCGTCCGGCCCGGCCGGTACGACCACGGACCCGGAAGGCACGAACGGCCGATGAACACGACCTCCGTCCACGACATGCTGATCGTCAACGCCCTCGGTGAGCTGCAGAACCCCAATGCCCCCGAAGCCGCCGAGGGAGCGGGCCAGCTCCTGCAGACCATCGACGAGCTGGCCGTCGACGGCCGGGCCATCGCCGAAGCGCGCGCCTCCGGGATGAACGCCGTCAACATCACCCTCGGGTACGTGATGGGCGACATGCCTCCGTACGAACACACCCTGCACGAACTCGACGTGTGGGACGGGCTGATCGCCGCGCGTCCCGGTGACCTGCTCCACGTCCGTACCGCGTCCGACCTGTACCGCGCGAAGGACGAGGGACGGATCGGGGTGATCTACGGTTTCCAGAACGGCGTGGCCGTGGGCGAGGACCTCGAACGTGTCGCCATCTTCCAGGAACGCGGCGTGCGCGTCTTCCAGTTGACGTACAACCAGGCCAACCGTCTGGGCGACGGATCGATGGCGCCGGAGAACCGGGGGCTGACCCCGTTCGGCCGCGAGGTGGTCGAGGCGGTCAACGAGGCCGGCATGATGGTGGATCTCTCCCACAGCGGCGAGAACACCTGCCTGGAGGCGGCCAGGATCTCCGCCCGGCCCGTCTCCATCAACCACACGGGGTGCAGGGCGGTCACCGACCTCCCGCGCAACAAGACGGACGAGGAACTGCGGCTGGTCGCCGGGCGCGGAGGCTTCGTCGGCATCTACTTCATGCCCTTCCTCAACCCCACCGGGCACGCCACGGCCGCCGACGTGGTGGAGCACATCGCCCACGCCGTGAACGTCTGCGGCGAGGACGCGGTCGGCATAGGCACCGACGGGCCGGTCACCGCCATCGACGATCTGGACGCCTACGCCGCCACTCTCGCGGCGCACGTGGCCGAACGCCGGGCAGCGGGCGTCGGTGCGGCGGGCGAACGGGCCGACACCTACCCGTTCGTGGTCGACCTGCGCGGTGTGGACCAGTTCCGCGAGCTGGTCCGGCTGCTGGAGAAGCGCGGTTACGGCTCCGGGCGCATCGAGAAGATCCTCGGCCGGAACTTCGCCGACTACGCGCAGCGCATCTGGGGCTGACGCGCGGGCCGCACCCGGCCGTCCCCGGGGTCAGGCGGGTTCACCGAGCGCGCGCGAGCCGCCGATGGGCAGGTCCCAGAGGCGCTCGCGCGGGTGGCCCGCGCGCTGCCAGGCCAGCCGCAACCGCACCAGAGGCTCCAGCACGGGTTCGGCGGAGAGCAGGAACGTCGCCCAGTGCATCGGCGCCATGGCCTGGGCACCGAGGTCCTCGTACGCCCGCACCGCCTCCTCGGGGTCGGTGTGCACGTCGGCGAGCCACCATCGGGGCGCGTACG
The DNA window shown above is from Streptomyces sp. NBC_00247 and carries:
- a CDS encoding IclR family transcriptional regulator; the encoded protein is MPKSASSAVDKALDLVEAVSRSERPLRLSEIADEVGLHRPTAYRVLADLVRRGWVLRSGDHYLPGAAALRLSRTAAANSLVTLARPILEALAGRTGMMVNLQVLEHDRSRVLDAVRPARLEMISLLTDRTLPVHRFAGPLALVAALPPAARAPYLRPAAEAGHPMQGPDGLLGDLATVERTGFAVERGRNEALVASVGRAVLAGPGRPLCALTVVGPDAEFDEPTLGALCEALRDAAAAVAELLGVGTAAEPGERTDGGEHV
- a CDS encoding DedA family protein; its protein translation is MIVDELVRLPTEGTQQAVGYPTLFALVMLGSLVPVVPTGALVSSAGVVAFHQSSPFSLLYVFLTAATAAFLGDLCLYWLGKRGVRSKNGSKWLKVITDRAAPERLAQAQRKLDEHGVMVLVLSRLVPAGRIPVMLACLLGEMPLHRFARGDVPACLAWAATYQLIGILGGSLFPEPWQGVVAAVALTLLISGVPAGWRGLRARFGH
- a CDS encoding MBL fold metallo-hydrolase, translating into MEVTWWGHATCTIEDSGVRVLTDPLFVRRFAHLRRRSGAVPPASAALADVVLVSHLHSDHLHLPSLARVACGTRLIVPEGTVRAVPGLRVVRRMRELRITEVAPGDAVRIGGVTVRAVPAEHDGRRLPVGPQRVPALGYVVEGEARTYFAGDTGLFEEMAKEVGPVDVALLPVGGWGPHLGPGHLNAARAAEALARLAPRSAVPVHWGTFWPIGMDGVRPHEFHSPGSEFVRQAALLAPDVAVHLPAHGERVLPEVRR
- a CDS encoding NAD(P)-binding domain-containing protein translates to MTDEVLVLDAARTRAGLDPDRLAQALTRALVAVARGTVSAPPRIAAAAPAGLLGVMPAHVPGLGLAAKLVSVFADPAVPGRSSHRGVVALFDEKDGRPLAVMDAESITAVRTAATATLALRTLAGPDLNRIAVLGTGVQATAQLDLLARQYPDTSVVVGGRDPERARSLAARHPRATADTVEGAVRGSGAVLCCTGARAPVIHRSWLAEGAHVGSVGGSHGPELDGPTVDEGSLFVEWAGAVTAPLPAGAHELQGLAPDRATLLGEVLDGSHPGRRGAAELTVFKSTGHAALDVAAAAVAYAGAREAGRGISLTF
- a CDS encoding phage holin family protein — protein: MGAGRWRRAGSALLRVAAVWAVSTLTMLALAGALPDFQLQSDDGDTITKTAFTAAWGAGAFGLLSALVWPVVVRALLVVPALVLGALVFFLNGSLLLVALWLIPDGRGTANPETAVAVAAVMSAVASAASTALAVRDDDAYRRRLSRLADRRRKRVPGDAGDGRSGPPGTVFIQLDGVGHDVLTKAAAAGLMPTVADWLADPEGHRLTPWRTDWSSQTGASQLALLHGSNHDVPAFRWYEKETGTVMVSSRPASALELQRRAVARTHDAGLLSLDGASRGNLFSGGADQLALVLSMAGRFGKGRRSRAGYFAYFSDPANAVRTALSFVAEVGREMGQSTRSRLRKEHPRIKRGGLYPFIRAFATVVERDVVVAAVIGDMFAGRTAVYADLVAYDEVAHHSGPYSRDADKVLARLDRSLALITKITGHTPRAYRIVLLSDHGQSVGETFAGRYGLTLKDLVRAGCGLPVPRRAQRTLSASEARDAVRIALHRPVQETEAAPAAVAASDPVVLASGNLGLISFPGIGGRASREELDRRHPALLRTLANHPGIGFLLVRSEEHGSVVLGAGGAEVPVADLRDDEGPLAGFGPGAADAVRRTDTFPHVADVMVNSMYDPATGQVHAFEEQIGSHGGLGGPQSRPFLMWPRGMTDPLDALAAEASASGAAERPEPGPVPHPGAAGKPAPVPAPHIGPVGAEAVHRVLRRWLREPSGPQVPLRPEGPPGVTYADRPVPGAREAEGRPAADAVRPEADGPTVLGPRG